A genome region from Thermoanaerobacterium xylanolyticum LX-11 includes the following:
- a CDS encoding sugar ABC transporter substrate-binding protein, with protein sequence MNKKVIAMLLVLMLALGSLAGCGNSSTKTTSSNNDQSKSTSSEKVTLQVWIMPNSAQSASDFLNVVKPFTDAHPNINIKVTVIDWGSAWTKITTAATSGIGPDVLQLGTTWVPAIASMGALEDLTDKVSDLGGASAFLPAAWSSTGIKDSGKTSAVPWFVDTRGIFYRTDVFEKAGIDPKQAFATWDSFLDAAKKINNMDINGQKIAAIGIPGKNDWNVVHNFAAWIWGAGGDYLSPDNKHAVFNSQAALKGIDFYTGLALQGLVPKAVLEKNSADVESLFAKGQFAITFSGPWLVKNFSTPADKGGLADTIAAKNYAVANLPEGPAGRYSFFGGSDLAIFKASTHKKEAYDLVKYLVTKDAQVNYAKVTGMLPALKEALDDPYITSDPNMAVFKEIAQYGRSYPAVPAWGQIENILLTHLGNVWDDVAGVKGPFNQNMIADEMNKAAEEVDGVLQQAK encoded by the coding sequence ATGAACAAAAAAGTTATTGCTATGTTGCTAGTATTAATGCTGGCATTAGGAAGTTTAGCTGGCTGTGGTAATTCATCAACAAAAACCACCAGCAGCAATAATGATCAATCTAAAAGCACATCATCTGAAAAAGTTACTTTACAAGTATGGATTATGCCTAATAGTGCTCAAAGTGCTAGTGACTTTTTAAACGTCGTAAAACCATTTACAGATGCTCATCCTAATATCAACATAAAAGTGACAGTTATAGATTGGGGATCCGCATGGACAAAAATTACTACGGCAGCAACAAGTGGCATAGGGCCTGATGTTTTGCAGCTTGGTACGACGTGGGTTCCTGCTATCGCTTCAATGGGTGCACTTGAAGATTTGACAGATAAAGTTTCTGATTTAGGCGGAGCAAGTGCTTTTTTACCTGCAGCGTGGAGTTCAACGGGTATTAAAGATTCTGGTAAAACGTCTGCAGTACCTTGGTTCGTCGATACGAGGGGGATATTTTATAGGACAGATGTATTTGAAAAAGCTGGAATAGATCCGAAACAAGCTTTTGCAACATGGGATTCTTTTTTAGATGCTGCTAAAAAGATTAACAATATGGACATTAATGGTCAAAAGATAGCTGCTATAGGTATACCTGGTAAAAATGACTGGAATGTAGTGCATAATTTTGCTGCATGGATATGGGGCGCAGGTGGGGATTATTTATCGCCTGACAATAAACATGCTGTGTTTAATAGCCAAGCAGCTTTGAAGGGAATAGATTTTTACACAGGTCTTGCGCTACAAGGATTAGTGCCTAAAGCTGTACTTGAGAAAAATAGTGCTGATGTTGAAAGCCTTTTTGCAAAAGGACAATTTGCAATAACCTTTTCAGGTCCTTGGTTAGTTAAGAATTTTTCAACGCCGGCTGATAAAGGTGGATTAGCAGATACTATAGCAGCTAAAAATTATGCAGTTGCTAATTTGCCAGAAGGGCCTGCTGGGAGATATTCTTTCTTTGGCGGTAGCGATCTGGCAATATTTAAAGCATCGACACATAAAAAAGAAGCTTACGATTTGGTTAAATATCTTGTAACAAAAGATGCACAAGTAAATTATGCAAAAGTAACAGGTATGCTTCCTGCTTTGAAAGAAGCGCTTGATGATCCTTATATAACATCAGATCCTAATATGGCGGTATTTAAAGAGATTGCTCAATATGGTCGTTCTTATCCTGCAGTACCTGCATGGGGACAAATAGAAAATATTTTACTAACACATTTAGGCAATGTGTGGGACGATGTAGCTGGTGTAAAGGGACCATTTAATCAGAATATGATAGCTGATGAAATGAATAAAGCTGCTGAAGAGGTAGACGGAGTATTGCAACAAGCAAAATAA
- a CDS encoding LacI family DNA-binding transcriptional regulator: protein MNMNSKEIAKIAGVSRSTVSRVINNYPNVPPDTREKVLKVIKEYNYVPHASARMLRGKTSKTIGLVIVDIKKDSEIHRIYDNVYFGPFTTAVVDFANRIGYNVLITTVFKVKDYKKVKEIFYNKTISGAIFVGVRNSDPEIKSLIEEGFKIAIVDQEIKEEDEVFNKSIIVNMDNLNGSYEATKYLINLGHKEIAHITGDLDKLSGFARLEGYKKALKEADITYDAHYIVKGNFVEESGYNAIHKLFKKVKPTAIFAANDQMAIGAMQALQELEYAVPEDVSIIGFDDITISRYVKPSLTTMSVSLLQMAELCVENLVKSIEGESSIVAKFLVSAKLIERDSCKKIID, encoded by the coding sequence ATAAATATGAATAGCAAAGAAATAGCAAAAATTGCAGGTGTTTCACGCAGTACTGTTTCAAGAGTAATAAATAATTACCCAAATGTACCTCCTGATACAAGAGAAAAAGTATTAAAAGTTATTAAAGAATACAATTATGTTCCACACGCATCAGCAAGAATGTTGAGGGGCAAAACATCTAAAACAATAGGCCTTGTCATAGTTGATATAAAAAAAGATTCAGAAATACATAGAATATACGATAACGTATATTTTGGACCGTTTACTACTGCAGTAGTAGATTTTGCAAATAGAATTGGCTATAATGTTCTTATAACAACGGTTTTTAAAGTTAAGGATTATAAAAAAGTAAAGGAGATTTTTTATAACAAAACTATCAGTGGTGCTATATTTGTTGGTGTGAGAAATAGTGATCCTGAAATAAAAAGTCTTATCGAGGAAGGATTCAAGATAGCAATTGTAGATCAAGAAATAAAAGAAGAAGATGAAGTATTCAATAAAAGTATTATTGTAAATATGGACAACTTAAATGGATCTTATGAAGCGACCAAATATCTCATAAACTTAGGACATAAAGAAATTGCTCATATAACAGGCGATTTGGATAAACTGTCAGGCTTTGCACGATTAGAAGGATATAAAAAAGCATTAAAAGAAGCTGATATTACTTACGATGCACACTATATTGTGAAAGGTAATTTTGTTGAAGAAAGTGGATATAACGCAATACATAAATTGTTTAAAAAAGTAAAACCAACTGCAATTTTTGCGGCAAATGACCAAATGGCAATAGGTGCTATGCAAGCACTTCAAGAATTAGAATATGCTGTACCTGAAGATGTTTCGATTATTGGGTTTGATGATATTACTATATCTCGATATGTAAAGCCATCATTAACAACAATGAGTGTTTCACTATTGCAAATGGCAGAGTTATGTGTAGAGAATTTAGTTAAATCGATTGAAGGTGAATCAAGCATTGTGGCAAAATTTCTTGTATCAGCAAAATTGATAGAAAGAGATTCGTGCAAAAAAATTATTGATTAG
- a CDS encoding carbohydrate binding domain-containing protein, which translates to MKLSIEKVFSVFMVFVLIISFLPRIAMADTIPNNQNTEDTWKLIWEDDFSKDTSIDTSKWNFTIGAGGYGNNELQYYTDRPDNARIENGKLVIEARKENYNGSPYTSAKLTTQGKFSFTYGRVEVKAKLPEGQGMWPAIWMMPEDMNLYGGWPACGEIDIMELLGNEPNKVYGTIHYGDPHTYRGGNYALPDGKKFSDDFHVFALEWEPGEIRWYVDDVLYYQTSDWFSRSMNEAFDYTYPAPFDRNFYLILNAAVGGNWPGYPPNDANYFPQKMEVEYVKVYQKDAYKEAVKPVSDTSATYPENARPPLNDGNLIYNGSFNTTVDNVYGIPSVPNTSYWQFVHLDQFGGNGTIENTGQGVKINITNGGSQTYSVQLMQRPICLIRGKTYKLSFDAKSDGQRTIETKLSSGGGDDGNTWIDYALQTFTLDSNWKNYSYLFTMQNDTYVNSRLEFNVGLSTLPVYINNVRLEEYNFLDPNAIKEPLPNGNLIYNGTFDQGDDRFAAWEFINLENTGASYEIGSLPDDRYFKSVITDGGKDFADIKLVQSNLKVKSSSTYLLDLKAKAFDSPREIKVYLSDQDYNPISDVKVLKLSSDWDDYRINLTTNKSFSNGCKPKFVIEFGGSNVNIGLDNISMKEVSPSSFVTVFPDQFYDLENAQIGNEMVGFTQNGKAKFDVNIPKNSNYVVSFKLMKAQENSSLKLIVSDKTYEIPTYITNDKAAIVTKQVYLNEGNNNIEINAENIELAYIEISPNLIKNGDFSDDLNEWTNWIGEGGTGNITTSSGQLKAEINNIGNQFWSIQIKQAPMELESGKIYRVSFDAKSTEPRDIFIKIEDSGYFGHLEKYIPLTTTMKNYTFDFEMDSTRSDIDLVIGLGNMEPGGKNPTNMSHVVTMDNISIAEVSENNGYFESDVPEEISNEIQSETETPAQKIGDKLLPEGQFNDNSALNYWKYWSSASAGNNAQMTIENGELKVHVTSIGNDSWDPQIYREGITLIDGKTYKISFKGRANEDRKINVVIGKPLNSDPWFIEYMPKKTFDITKDTKEYEVTFKMDNSTDTNAKLVFEIGKVDGYNIVPSDLYFDEIQIEVVDPNAETKPENNSDGSGSNSSSAGNNNTESTSTSTTSTTSVNSSNTNNTNNTNNTNNTIGAVNKNGNIITLTLDAGKAKDLIINSKDKKVVFDITTIGQGQQKVVQISKDILDTSAANGKDIVIKSDNASIALTKDALNQNQIQNGVNVSIKDNGKPNVTNYMPLSNVVDITIGNSSGNVALAKPVEVTLNISKANDPRKVAVYYYNPTTNQWEYVGGKVDVSSRTITFNATHFSQYAAFEYDKTFNDIKDNWAKDVIEVLASRHIVEGMTDTQYEPNKTVTRAEFTAMILRLLNIKEETYNGEFSDVKSGDWYANAIEAAYKAGIIEGDGKNARPNDNITREEMTAIAMRAYEMLTQYKEENIGATSFSDDKSISDWARNVVANAAKLGIVNGEPNNVFAPKGVATRAEAAAIIYGLLEKSGNI; encoded by the coding sequence ATGAAATTAAGTATAGAAAAAGTGTTCTCTGTGTTTATGGTATTTGTATTAATAATATCATTTTTGCCGAGAATTGCTATGGCTGATACTATACCTAATAATCAAAATACAGAGGATACATGGAAGCTTATATGGGAAGATGATTTTAGCAAAGATACTAGCATAGATACTAGCAAGTGGAATTTTACAATTGGCGCTGGTGGATATGGAAATAACGAATTGCAGTATTACACTGATAGACCTGATAATGCAAGAATTGAGAATGGTAAATTAGTTATTGAAGCAAGAAAAGAAAATTATAATGGTAGTCCTTATACTTCGGCAAAACTTACGACGCAAGGAAAGTTTTCATTTACTTATGGAAGAGTAGAAGTAAAGGCGAAACTTCCTGAAGGGCAGGGCATGTGGCCAGCTATTTGGATGATGCCAGAAGACATGAACCTATATGGGGGATGGCCTGCTTGTGGTGAAATAGATATAATGGAATTGTTAGGAAACGAACCTAATAAAGTATACGGAACTATTCATTATGGTGATCCACATACTTATCGTGGAGGAAATTATGCATTGCCAGATGGTAAAAAATTTTCTGATGATTTCCATGTTTTTGCACTTGAATGGGAACCAGGAGAAATTAGATGGTATGTTGACGATGTTTTGTATTATCAAACGAGTGATTGGTTTTCGCGTTCAATGAATGAGGCTTTTGACTATACGTATCCTGCTCCGTTTGATAGAAATTTTTATTTAATACTGAATGCGGCAGTTGGAGGTAATTGGCCGGGATACCCTCCAAATGATGCTAACTATTTTCCTCAAAAAATGGAAGTTGAATATGTAAAAGTATACCAAAAAGATGCGTATAAAGAGGCTGTAAAGCCAGTATCTGATACAAGTGCAACATATCCAGAGAATGCACGACCTCCATTAAATGATGGCAACCTCATTTATAATGGGAGTTTTAACACCACTGTTGATAATGTATATGGAATACCTAGTGTTCCTAATACAAGCTATTGGCAGTTTGTACATTTAGATCAATTTGGTGGTAATGGGACTATTGAAAATACAGGGCAAGGTGTAAAAATAAATATTACAAATGGTGGTAGTCAGACTTATTCTGTTCAGCTTATGCAAAGACCTATTTGTCTAATAAGGGGTAAGACATATAAGCTTTCGTTTGATGCAAAAAGTGATGGACAGCGTACGATTGAAACCAAACTATCAAGTGGAGGTGGGGATGATGGTAATACATGGATAGACTATGCTCTACAAACTTTCACATTAGATAGCAATTGGAAGAATTATTCTTATTTGTTTACAATGCAAAATGATACCTATGTAAATTCGCGATTAGAATTTAATGTAGGTTTGAGTACGTTACCTGTTTATATAAATAATGTGAGATTAGAAGAGTATAATTTCTTGGATCCTAATGCTATTAAAGAACCACTTCCTAATGGAAATCTAATATATAATGGAACTTTTGATCAAGGAGATGACAGGTTTGCAGCCTGGGAATTTATAAATTTAGAAAATACTGGTGCTTCTTATGAAATAGGTTCATTACCTGATGATAGGTACTTCAAATCAGTAATTACAGATGGTGGTAAAGACTTTGCAGATATAAAATTAGTACAATCAAACTTAAAAGTAAAAAGTAGCTCTACTTACCTTTTAGATTTAAAAGCAAAAGCTTTTGATTCACCGAGAGAAATAAAAGTATATTTGTCTGACCAAGATTATAATCCAATATCAGATGTAAAAGTTTTAAAACTTTCATCTGACTGGGATGATTATAGGATTAACCTTACAACTAATAAAAGTTTTTCTAATGGTTGTAAACCTAAGTTTGTAATTGAATTTGGAGGATCCAATGTCAACATAGGACTTGATAATATTTCTATGAAAGAAGTATCACCTTCAAGCTTTGTGACTGTTTTTCCAGATCAATTTTATGATCTTGAAAATGCGCAAATTGGAAACGAAATGGTTGGTTTTACACAGAATGGTAAAGCAAAATTTGATGTAAATATACCAAAAAACAGCAACTATGTAGTTTCATTTAAGTTAATGAAAGCACAAGAAAATAGCAGTCTTAAACTTATTGTATCTGATAAAACTTATGAAATTCCCACATATATTACTAACGATAAAGCTGCCATAGTGACAAAACAAGTGTATTTAAATGAAGGTAATAATAATATTGAAATAAATGCTGAAAATATAGAATTAGCTTATATTGAAATATCGCCTAATTTAATAAAAAATGGAGATTTTTCTGATGATTTAAATGAATGGACAAATTGGATTGGTGAAGGTGGAACGGGGAATATAACAACATCATCAGGCCAATTAAAGGCAGAGATTAATAATATCGGAAATCAGTTTTGGAGCATTCAAATAAAACAGGCACCTATGGAATTAGAAAGTGGTAAAATTTACAGAGTATCTTTTGATGCTAAATCTACAGAGCCTCGTGATATATTTATAAAAATTGAAGACAGTGGATATTTCGGACATTTAGAAAAATATATTCCTTTAACTACAACAATGAAAAATTACACATTTGATTTTGAGATGGATTCTACGAGGTCAGACATAGACTTAGTTATAGGTTTAGGCAACATGGAGCCAGGTGGCAAAAATCCAACTAATATGAGTCATGTTGTTACAATGGACAATATATCGATAGCTGAGGTTTCGGAGAATAACGGTTATTTTGAGAGCGATGTGCCTGAGGAAATTTCTAATGAAATTCAATCAGAGACAGAGACACCAGCACAAAAAATAGGTGACAAATTGCTACCTGAAGGACAATTTAATGACAATTCTGCATTAAATTATTGGAAATACTGGTCTTCAGCATCAGCAGGGAACAATGCACAAATGACAATAGAAAACGGAGAATTAAAGGTTCATGTTACATCTATAGGAAATGACTCTTGGGATCCTCAGATATACAGGGAAGGAATTACCCTTATAGATGGGAAAACTTATAAAATTTCCTTTAAAGGAAGAGCGAATGAAGATAGAAAGATAAATGTTGTGATAGGTAAACCACTTAATTCGGATCCATGGTTTATAGAATATATGCCTAAAAAGACCTTTGACATAACAAAAGATACAAAAGAGTATGAAGTAACCTTTAAAATGGATAATTCTACAGATACAAATGCAAAACTTGTATTTGAGATTGGGAAAGTAGATGGATATAATATAGTGCCTTCTGATTTATATTTTGATGAAATACAAATTGAAGTGGTTGATCCAAATGCAGAAACAAAACCAGAAAATAATAGTGATGGTAGTGGAAGTAATTCAAGCAGTGCAGGGAATAATAACACTGAAAGCACAAGTACAAGCACAACAAGTACTACAAGCGTCAATAGCAGCAATACAAACAATACAAACAATACAAACAATACAAACAATACAATTGGAGCAGTCAATAAGAATGGTAACATTATTACATTGACGCTTGATGCAGGAAAAGCTAAAGACCTGATAATAAATTCAAAAGACAAGAAAGTAGTATTTGACATAACTACAATAGGCCAAGGACAGCAAAAAGTCGTGCAGATTTCCAAAGACATTTTAGATACAAGTGCTGCTAACGGCAAAGACATCGTCATAAAATCAGATAACGCATCAATAGCACTTACAAAAGATGCACTTAACCAAAACCAGATACAAAACGGCGTCAATGTATCTATAAAAGACAATGGAAAGCCTAATGTAACAAACTATATGCCGCTTTCTAATGTAGTAGACATAACAATAGGTAATAGCAGTGGAAATGTAGCATTGGCAAAACCAGTAGAAGTAACATTAAATATATCAAAAGCTAACGATCCAAGAAAAGTAGCAGTTTACTACTACAACCCAACGACAAATCAATGGGAATACGTGGGTGGAAAAGTAGACGTGTCATCTAGAACAATAACATTCAATGCGACGCACTTCTCGCAATATGCAGCATTTGAGTACGACAAGACGTTTAATGACATAAAAGACAATTGGGCGAAAGACGTAATAGAAGTATTAGCATCAAGGCATATAGTAGAAGGAATGACAGACACTCAGTATGAACCCAATAAGACAGTGACGAGAGCAGAATTCACAGCAATGATACTGAGGCTTTTAAACATAAAAGAAGAAACATACAATGGAGAATTTAGTGATGTTAAGAGCGGAGACTGGTATGCAAACGCAATAGAAGCAGCATACAAAGCAGGAATAATAGAAGGTGACGGAAAGAACGCAAGGCCCAATGACAATATAACAAGAGAAGAGATGACAGCAATAGCAATGAGAGCATACGAGATGCTGACACAGTACAAAGAAGAAAACATAGGTGCTACATCATTTAGCGATGACAAATCCATAAGCGACTGGGCAAGGAATGTAGTAGCAAATGCAGCGAAATTAGGAATAGTAAATGGAGAACCTAACAATGTATTTGCACCTAAAGGTGTAGCTACGAGAGCAGAAGCAGCAGCTATCATATACGGCTTATTAGAGAAAAGCGGAAACATATAA
- a CDS encoding extracellular solute-binding protein, which translates to MDTSPITFDWYVNFSWFNAKWGEDAVSKYVTKKTGVNINFIVPAGNEQEKLNTMIASGQLPDFITLGWWEDAVKKMIEGQLVLPLNKLAEKYDIYFFKVADPEKLAWYKQDDRNVCKYPNASSSPKDFAKYKDLKPSNQTFVVRKDIYEAIGSPDMRTPEGFLNALKAAKEKFPTFDGQPLIPLGLHEFTDTGNYSLESYLQNFLAIPMVKDGKLYDRYTDPEYIRWLKTLRKASEMGLLSKDIFIDKDPQIKEKIAQGRYFAMLYQRSDFTQQEQALYSKDPNKIYIAVDGPANSKLDPPTLAGDSISGWTVTLISKNVKDPARAIRFLSYLVSEEGQRDLYLGIKGQTWDTIDGKDQFKPEVLNLLNKDRAQFDQKYGAAFKYWMLMDTNMMLQWVPPTAEPFKQLEDWTKGKTVSFAAFDE; encoded by the coding sequence TTGGATACTTCACCTATTACTTTCGATTGGTATGTAAATTTTTCGTGGTTTAATGCAAAATGGGGTGAAGATGCTGTTTCAAAATATGTAACTAAGAAAACAGGTGTAAACATTAATTTTATAGTTCCGGCAGGTAATGAACAAGAAAAATTGAATACAATGATTGCTTCTGGACAATTACCAGATTTTATCACTTTAGGTTGGTGGGAAGATGCTGTAAAGAAGATGATAGAAGGACAATTAGTTTTACCATTAAATAAGCTAGCTGAAAAATATGATATATATTTTTTTAAGGTAGCAGATCCAGAAAAATTAGCATGGTATAAACAGGACGATAGAAATGTTTGTAAATATCCTAATGCTTCTTCTTCACCTAAGGATTTTGCCAAATACAAAGATTTAAAACCATCTAACCAAACTTTTGTGGTTAGAAAAGATATTTATGAAGCAATTGGAAGCCCAGATATGCGTACACCGGAAGGATTTCTTAATGCGTTGAAAGCAGCTAAGGAGAAGTTTCCTACGTTTGATGGCCAACCTTTAATTCCTCTGGGATTGCATGAATTTACTGATACAGGTAATTATTCATTAGAAAGCTATTTACAAAACTTTTTAGCGATTCCTATGGTTAAAGATGGGAAATTATATGATCGCTATACTGATCCAGAATATATAAGATGGTTAAAGACATTAAGAAAGGCTAGTGAAATGGGTCTTCTCTCAAAAGATATCTTTATCGATAAAGATCCTCAGATAAAAGAAAAAATAGCTCAAGGACGCTATTTTGCTATGCTTTATCAAAGAAGTGATTTTACTCAACAGGAACAAGCGCTGTATAGCAAAGATCCAAATAAAATTTATATTGCAGTTGATGGGCCAGCAAATTCTAAGTTAGATCCTCCAACATTAGCTGGTGATTCAATATCTGGATGGACAGTAACATTAATTTCGAAAAATGTTAAAGATCCTGCTAGAGCAATTAGATTCTTAAGTTATTTAGTCAGTGAAGAAGGACAAAGAGATCTTTACCTTGGTATAAAAGGACAAACATGGGATACTATTGACGGAAAGGATCAGTTTAAACCAGAAGTGCTTAATTTATTAAATAAAGATCGTGCTCAATTCGATCAAAAATATGGTGCAGCTTTTAAATATTGGATGCTAATGGATACAAATATGATGCTGCAATGGGTTCCACCTACAGCTGAGCCTTTTAAACAACTTGAAGATTGGACAAAAGGTAAGACCGTAAGCTTTGCTGCATTTGACGAATAA
- a CDS encoding transposase gives MSQDLRKLLQQIFADVAVRPSANDGILGDIEKLTISGDGTCIKTGGSPFGIRTCDCANKGIFNCDCHRKFSDPDARYGWDSYHETWFYGYSGYFLVTYNEELKSDIPIYLRLVEAPRYDGVTAIIALSEARALYPDFVFDKFIGDCAHDNYPTYHLLNKWNIKPVIPLNKKNKNNSKYQGTIKINENGIPVCMAGLSMVYNGFMKDRNRIKWRCPFATGKVDSCNCKDKCSSSDYGRTVYTKPSSDPRLFTVIPRGSDEWKSEMKKRTSSERVNKRLLNDYELELSKTRGKKRWSFWIMIHSINIHLDARLKKSKFDFISMLDGLLGRAA, from the coding sequence TTGAGTCAAGACCTGAGAAAGCTTCTTCAACAAATTTTTGCCGATGTTGCTGTTAGGCCTTCCGCCAATGATGGCATCCTCGGTGATATTGAAAAACTTACTATCTCCGGTGACGGTACTTGCATTAAAACCGGCGGAAGTCCTTTCGGTATTAGAACTTGTGATTGTGCTAATAAGGGTATATTTAATTGTGACTGCCATCGCAAGTTCTCTGACCCCGATGCTCGCTATGGTTGGGATAGTTATCATGAGACATGGTTTTATGGTTATTCTGGTTATTTTTTAGTGACATACAACGAAGAGCTTAAATCTGATATTCCGATTTATCTTCGCTTGGTTGAGGCTCCTCGTTATGATGGTGTTACTGCTATTATTGCTTTGTCTGAAGCAAGGGCTTTGTATCCTGATTTCGTTTTTGATAAATTTATTGGTGATTGTGCTCATGATAATTACCCTACTTATCATCTTCTTAATAAGTGGAATATTAAACCTGTAATTCCGCTTAATAAGAAGAATAAAAACAACAGCAAGTACCAAGGTACTATTAAAATCAATGAAAATGGTATTCCTGTCTGTATGGCAGGATTATCTATGGTTTACAATGGTTTTATGAAAGACCGTAACAGAATTAAATGGCGCTGTCCTTTTGCGACTGGTAAAGTTGATTCATGTAATTGTAAAGATAAGTGCTCCTCTTCTGATTATGGTAGAACCGTTTATACGAAGCCTTCATCTGATCCTCGCTTGTTTACCGTCATTCCACGTGGTTCTGATGAATGGAAAAGCGAGATGAAAAAGCGAACTTCTTCTGAGCGTGTTAACAAAAGGCTTCTTAATGACTATGAGTTGGAGCTATCTAAAACCAGAGGCAAAAAGCGTTGGTCTTTCTGGATTATGATACATTCTATTAATATCCATCTTGATGCTAGATTGAAAAAATCTAAGTTTGATTTTATTTCTATGCTTGATGGATTATTAGGTAGAGCAGCATAA
- a CDS encoding transposase, translating to MKRDEVILFEDECKIRDYQAITATWFLKGRQRIVKTYGHHIGVGIFGVIDYFTGDIIYSETETLDAQSFLDFLRKVVEAYPGKKIKMILDNG from the coding sequence ATTAAAAGAGATGAAGTAATTCTTTTCGAAGATGAATGTAAAATCAGGGATTATCAAGCCATTACAGCTACTTGGTTTTTAAAAGGGCGTCAGAGAATTGTTAAGACATATGGGCATCACATAGGAGTCGGAATATTTGGAGTCATTGACTATTTTACAGGGGATATTATATATTCCGAAACTGAGACGTTGGATGCACAATCATTTTTGGACTTTTTAAGAAAGGTTGTGGAAGCCTATCCTGGCAAGAAAATAAAGATGATTTTGGACAATGGTTGA